The nucleotide window ATTGATCGTTACAAGGACTACATGAAGCGAGCCCGGTTCCTAAACGTGACTGGCCGCACCAAGGCTGCATTGTGTGGCGCTGTATTCCGCCGTGACCCTACCTGCGAACTGCCGACAGCTATTGAATACCTGAAAGAAGATGCTGATGGCGCTGCCGAGTCGCTGACCCAGGTAAGCAAGCGGGCCATTGATGATGCGCTGATTACGGGCCGCTATGGCTTCTTGGTTGACTACCCAAGCGCACCAGAGGGCATGACCAGTGAGATGGTTGCAGAGCTTGGCCTGCGGGCTCACATCTCCACGTACAAGGCTGAGTCAATCATCAACTGGAAAACCATGACCATTGCAGGTCGTCAGATTCTGACGCTGGTGGTGCTGCACGAGAAGGCAATGGAGCCGATTGACGAGTTCGATGAGAAAGAGGTTGACCGCTACAGGGTGCTTCGCCTTGATGACTCAATGAACTACTATCAGCAGGTTTATGACGAGCATGATCAGCCGCTGACAGAACCGATGTATGCCCGCGATAGTTCAGGGGCCATGTTCAATGTGATTCCCTTCGTATTCGTCGGTGCAGAGGACAATAAGCCCAGCATTGACGAGGCCCCGCTATCTGATCTAGCTGACTCCAACGTAAGCTGGTATCAGGTATCAGCAGATCACATGGAGAACCTGCATATACACGGGCAGTTGACCCTTGG belongs to Candidatus Obscuribacterales bacterium and includes:
- a CDS encoding DUF4055 domain-containing protein, with protein sequence IDRYKDYMKRARFLNVTGRTKAALCGAVFRRDPTCELPTAIEYLKEDADGAAESLTQVSKRAIDDALITGRYGFLVDYPSAPEGMTSEMVAELGLRAHISTYKAESIINWKTMTIAGRQILTLVVLHEKAMEPIDEFDEKEVDRYRVLRLDDSMNYYQQVYDEHDQPLTEPMYARDSSGAMFNVIPFVFVGAEDNKPSIDEAPLSDLADSNVSWYQVSADHMENLHIHGQLTLGIASDMSAAEFKESNPNGVNVGSRAGHFLGPNGKFTDVSAPESSSLSKALEDIKDDMIAIGGRIIQPKTGQRTAEEARIDSASEMSILETLVGNVSEGIEKACEFVARFMGADPEQVEFSLNREFWDQTPDPQMLATIMGLEDRGHMAQQDIRDYLRRTGVLKAERSDEEIDEDVSQDGGIPVEPIA